In Sphingobacterium sp. lm-10, one DNA window encodes the following:
- a CDS encoding SusD/RagB family nutrient-binding outer membrane lipoprotein has product MKIIKHNIFKLSIVALALSATSCNKFLDVNDTPNNPLEVPAATLLPVGLSGTAFANSNELNRFASTIMSVTAGVSGSPAGYDIYEVFGDDFGNQWNFEIYGGALINYKKMLEEAEKANSPVYAGVGKIMMAFTFAMATDAWGNVPYSEALLGDMELTSPRLDSQQDIYLGNEAQGIQSLFDLIREGLEDLDGESILTIGSDDIVYGGDLAKWKRAGNSLMLRLAMQISSVEPQIATQVIQEVMNRNMYINANDQNLAVRFGGQVGSQAPLWTLTRNSSFQNELLISTRFVNKLQTLNDPRLPLFVTRPTGQYVTIDNGFRGTPPAVAGRSVYNSYAIGIGGEGPVRLLTNAQTAFILAEAVVRLGVAGNASELYQRGIRASMQDAGVASADIDAYFTANPTVVTLTGTSDQQIEQIINQKYISLFSNGLEQWNDWRRTGYPTLADHQNAQGIDGTRPVRLIYLFTEQQRNPNFPQGDNAPQSNVPVWWDIN; this is encoded by the coding sequence TCTGGGACAGCCTTTGCTAATTCGAATGAATTAAATCGCTTTGCTTCCACCATTATGAGTGTCACGGCAGGTGTGTCTGGTAGTCCGGCAGGATATGATATTTACGAAGTATTTGGGGATGATTTTGGTAATCAATGGAACTTCGAAATCTACGGAGGAGCGCTAATCAACTACAAGAAGATGCTCGAGGAAGCTGAAAAAGCAAATAGTCCAGTGTATGCTGGCGTGGGCAAGATTATGATGGCTTTTACCTTTGCTATGGCTACCGATGCGTGGGGAAATGTGCCATACTCCGAAGCTTTGTTGGGAGATATGGAGCTGACCAGCCCACGGTTAGATAGCCAACAGGATATCTATTTAGGAAATGAGGCTCAAGGTATACAAAGTCTATTTGATCTGATTAGAGAAGGTTTGGAAGACTTGGATGGTGAAAGTATATTGACCATTGGAAGTGATGATATCGTATATGGCGGTGACTTGGCTAAATGGAAGAGAGCAGGAAATTCACTAATGTTGCGCTTAGCGATGCAGATTAGCTCTGTTGAGCCACAAATCGCGACACAGGTTATACAAGAAGTGATGAATCGCAATATGTACATCAATGCAAATGATCAAAATTTGGCCGTTCGATTTGGAGGGCAAGTTGGTAGTCAAGCTCCATTGTGGACCTTGACACGTAATTCTTCTTTTCAAAATGAATTATTGATCAGTACACGTTTTGTGAATAAGCTTCAAACTCTAAATGATCCTCGTTTACCATTGTTTGTGACACGTCCAACAGGTCAGTATGTAACTATTGATAATGGATTTAGAGGTACGCCACCCGCTGTTGCCGGTCGCTCTGTTTATAATTCTTATGCGATAGGTATAGGAGGTGAGGGACCAGTGAGATTGTTAACTAATGCACAGACTGCTTTTATATTAGCAGAAGCAGTAGTTCGTTTGGGTGTTGCTGGCAATGCGTCTGAATTATATCAAAGAGGTATTCGTGCTTCAATGCAGGATGCCGGCGTGGCTTCTGCCGATATTGATGCCTATTTTACAGCCAATCCTACTGTTGTGACATTGACCGGTACATCTGATCAGCAGATTGAGCAAATCATTAATCAGAAGTACATATCCTTGTTTTCTAATGGTTTAGAACAGTGGAATGACTGGAGACGTACAGGATATCCAACATTGGCGGATCATCAGAATGCGCAGGGTATCGACGGAACAAGGCCAGTAAGATTGATCTATTTGTTCACAGAACAACAACGAAATCCTAATTTCCCTCAAGGCGATAATGCACCTCAGTCCAATGTGCCTGTATGGTGGGATATAAACTAA